GAGACTTCTATTTGGTACACGGATAGTACGAAAAACAACACGGGCGCGagttcaaatttgggtttccgTACTAAAAACCGATAATCGTTTCGCTAGAGCTTGTTTCGACCAGCCCATCATGGCATACATCATCTCATTAAAGGCATTTAAAGTGCCGAAATGGCACCAATCGATCTGGCCAGAAAAACAAAGGGTAAGTTCATTATAGTACCCAAGGGAGGGACGTTCATGTTTTAAAGGAGAGATGGCTGTTTGGGCAAGCAAATCAATGCAGACATCTTATATAAGACCATACtgatatttcttttcatttatggAACAAAGGAATTGTTCTGGCCTTTATGTCGTGCCCTTATATTTGAAAAGCACATTTTGGAAAGCACATCATCTCTGCTTATAAATACACATTATCCCATCTGTGCTTCTCATAAATTTTCGTAGTATCACCTGGAATTTTGATAGGACCGGCTCTTTCGATACATGCTTGTTGGCCGGAGACAGTGAAGGAAGTCTGCGAAAATGGTCCCATCATCGTCGAAAAGGATCAAGGTAGAGTCCGACCATCCTCTCATTTCTACCAAGAAACGCCGCGTCAGGAGAAAGCCGTTGTCCGACCTTCCTGACGACGTCCTAGAGCGCATCTTTACGCTCTTGCCCATCAGACAAGCGGTGCGGGCTGGAGTTGTCTCCACAAGATTCAAGCAAGTTTGGCTTTTCAGCAGGAACTTACACTTTGGTAGATGGTTCACAACGCACAAAGGCATCCTAGAAGCTATCTCGATTATTGACCATGTTTTCAGGGCTCATGCAGGCCCACAGATCCAAAGCTTCAAGTTATACATCGATCCAACGGATATCGAACCGATGGTCAGGAAGTGGATCGAAATCTCTATTTCAAAAGGGGTGGAGGAGCTGGAGTTGAACTTTATCGCGGCGAGGATTGATCCTTTCCTGCTTTCTCGTGACTTAATCGATGTGGAGTCGTTGAGAGTTCTAAAGTTGACCTTCTgtgaaattgattttccaccaGATCTCAATAGTCTGCATCTCCTGGATACCCTGATTCTGAAGAAGGTTGAGATCACATCGGAGATGATCGAAACCTTAATTCTCAATTGCACCCTCCTCGAGACTCTTGAACTGGTACATTGCGATGCCATCCATCAGTTGACGTTGTCCGCGCAAAATCATAAGAGGTTGAAGGTTTTCAAGTTGGGAGATTGCTCAGATCTTTCGCTAGTTGAAATCGACGCTCCGAGCCTTCGCTCTTTTCATTTCTATGGTCAAGTACCTCTCTTCCTCTTTGAGGATATATCACAGCTGAAGGATGCAGTAATAAATTTCATACCCCCCAAAGGATTCATGAGACATTCTTCCATCCGGAACACTTTGGACGATCTCGCTAACATCAGCATTCTCACAGTGAACAGCATCGTTCTGGAGGTATCTCACGTTCCGATAGGTCGCCTTCTTTCGAAAACTTTGTCTAGTTTAGCAGGATATCAACTTCTATTCGCATTTATTACATAACCATAATGTCTGGATTCAGGGCATATCTCCAAACTATGAAGATCTAAAGCACAAAACACGTGGACTGCCGTTTTCGTATCGCAACCTGAAGGAATTCCAATTAATCCTGCATGGCGCTGTCTACTGCAATACCTATGATATTGCTGCTTTTCTCAACAATTGCCCATTCGTCGAGAAAGTATTTATCGATGTAAGCTCTTTGGCCCTTGTGTTCGTTCACCAAATCTTGTAGCTAAGCTACCCAACTCAAGAAGACTGGCGGAGATTTTTTATTTCAGTGCCTAAGGCTTTGCTTTGATCTTTGCAGCTTAATGAATGCTCTTTTGAAGGGAGCATTTATTGGGAACTGCTTCAGAAGCAAGAGCTTGAGTCCTTCCGCTTTCTCTGCAGCCTTAAGTTTGTCAAAGTGAAAGGCTTCAGGTTTCAACAACATGAACTTGAACTGGTCAAGTATTTTCTACAGAAGGCGATCAATTTGGAGACTCTTGCTCTGTGTAGTGCGAGGAATCGGCTTTATCCGAGATGTTACTCGGATAACATCAAGAGGTATGAAAAGTTCTTCTTGTGGCGGACTTCGCCGAGAGCAAGAGTGATGTTTTCAAACGACGGCGAAGACAAGACAACCCGCCCGACGCATCAGAAAATTTAGCAGAAATAATGCAGGTTGTGCGTGCTTTTGCTCTTCGAAGAGAGCATTCGGACTCTCATACTCGGTTCAGGGAAGCAAACTTGGTTACAAGTTCTATAGAGCATCTGAGTCTGTGATTTAAGCATTTGTTCGTCTTCAAGAAGAGCCTGGCAATCAAGTATGAGAATGGAAGTAACGACATCTAATCACCAACcttgttttctcattttcttcttgtaataAATTGGAATTTCGCCTACCGGCTTAATAATTTCAGGTGATGTTGCATAATGTTTTACAATCTGCAATTACAAGGATGCCTTTTTTATCAGGCTGTTCCTGTGAATTTCAACAGTGTGACTCCAGCATTATTGCCAAGAATCACATCAATCTTCTATTGTTCAGATAGGATCACGATCCTTACCCAAGAACGGAAATTTAGGTGATCTCAAAATAGCAAATGACTGTTCACCAGCTAATCGCGAAGCATCAAATCTGAATCGTTTTGCTTTCGGAAAAGAACTTTTGACAACGTTTATTTATCCATCTCTGTTTGATGATCATGTCACGATCTAAAAGCACCCGAAAAGTAAATCATTCCCGGAATCATCTCTAAGGTAGCCGTAATAAAGCCCTATCCCGGTTTCGCTTCCATGGATAAGTCGACCAAGGTCGAGCCAAATCGATACCTCTCCAAGACCGTGGAGATATCAAATCCTCAAAGATTCATcgttaaaatttcaaaagcaggccagaaatttcaaaatgaaaacaCACAAGAACAAATGAAACCCAGATAAGAACGGAACAGAAGCAAACATATGTAtcatttcttagttttattacACAGAACAAGGAAAGTATGCAGGTGACACGGTCTGGCGGAATGTATCGATCCGGAGGTTTTCTATACACGACGGACCTTGATCTTCCAAGAGAGAATGGATGAATCTCGTAGGTTTTTTTGAGTATTCTAGAATAATCCTAGGGCAATTGTTATGGGAATTACACATTCTCATAATTAATACGGGAAGATGGGTTTGGAAGATTATGCACCGTTCGATTGAAGAGAGATCTGCTGCTATTATCAAGAGAGTCTTTGTATATAAAGGTCTCCTCCCCTCATTTGTATCATCTCATTCACAAGTAATATAATTCAGTGCTACTCTCTCTAAAATCTCTCTCTACGATCTTTGGGAAGAAGATCTAAGTCCGCAAGGGCAATATTTACAATATACACACGAACAAAAAGAACTTCTGAAGCCAAATTCAATGAAACATTTGAAGAAACCGTGGCTCAACGATTCTTTCTACATGTACACATTACCGTATTCGtcagcccctctctctccccgccgCCTAATCTGTGTCAACCACAATCTACAGCAGCAAATTCATCTACACTCTATAGAATCCGCGTCCAGAGTACTGATGGGTTCATCATATCTCAGTTTCCATGAACAAACCTCCTCTTCTGGTCCACTGTCCTACATCGGGCAAGGTGAACAGCATCGTCGTGACATCAGCGAGCTTCTTCCGGCTAATCCGCGACCTGAAAGCCCTCAACGGGCATTCACGGCTTCAATCTTCTCGCAGGCACACGGGTTCCTGAACGCGTGCATCTTGGTCGGCGTCGTGTATGCAAAATGCCAATACTTCGCCATAATTAGACCTATCAAATGGGGGATTGGATCGAGTTTGGGTCGAGTCACAAATGGTCCGACTCAAATTAACCCATTAATCTATTAATGATCTATTTATACGTAATGCATATTTCTTAATCCATTCCCGACCCAATCCATGTACAACTCGAtctatattactaaaacacttctttatcaaatcattatggacaatttttatttaatttaaaaaacctgaattttcttatttttatttcttttaaaaaaatgattttttatttttatttttattttctccttttaaaaaattagatttattttcctttaaaaaaaaaaaaaaaactggcgaGGCCTGGTGTCGTGGGCTAGAGCCTCCCAACTCCACTGCCCACCCGCCACCACCTAACCCGCCACCACCTACCCCGCCACAGCCGGCCCGTCAGGCGCACTGGTTTTTCCTTGGCGATTCTCCctattctcttctctctcttttcacgtTAGCCAGTAACCATCAGGAATAACAGAGAATGTGGACTGAGTAGACTTGCGAGCATTTTGGACATCCAAAAGTCGTTCCGTTTGAGTcatgttctctctctccaccttcACCTTAAACTTGCCAACCCCCACTTTTTCTCTCTGTGTCTTCCCATTCCCAGAGCACAGCACTAACCCATTcaccttcactctctctctacatgCGACGAGAATGGGCTATCTATGCACCTGCTTCTCGCGCAAACCAGTGAAGAAGAGACGCGTCGCCACGATGAAGTGCATCACCAACCACAGCCGGCTACCATCGTCGCTTCCCAGTTCGAGCAGCCGGTGGAACCGAGCCCGATCATCGTGCAAGGACAATGTTTAAGCTCTGATGCGGGAGCAGGCCGTCGCTGCAGCAATCCTCTTCCGACGGCACCGACAGGATAGCGATTTTGCGCCTCTCACTCAGTTATCTGAATTTGGGCCCTGCCCGAGAGCTGGAGCTCGCTTGCGTGGGCGCTCACTGATCCTCTGTTGTGGCCTAACCAGCTCGTCAATCAAGTTTGGGTCGATTCCTTGGCAACCTGTGGAACATTCTTGGTGTAGATCATAAACCGATGCGGCCATACAAGAAATCCGAGGGCGAGGGGTGACCGGCaaccgggcggcggcggccgacGGCACGACCCTTGCTGGCttcataataaaaaaggaaaaaagaaaagtaaaaaaagagaaaaaataaaggaaaataaatgaaaagtaaaagaaaggtaAAGCCTTTACATATGTTGTCTtaagtgggttgtaaatgggtccGGCTTCTTAAATGAGTTATCTTGTATGTTGAACTATTAAGTTTGTTATCATCAATTTGGAATCCAGAACCTTCCTTGCCAATCCATTTCCAGTGTCGAATCCAGAATCTACCCGAGAACCACCCTAATTTCTTTTACTTATCAGGAGTTCACAGCCGTCTTAGTGATTTATGCTCAAAAGTTAGAGGGCAGCACGACTATAAAGgaggaaacaaacaaaatcataaaGAGATTGACATATTTTCTCCGTTGAGCCCATGTTTGTGATATGTATGAATTGTTCAACTGTGCATATATGAATTGTTCGGTTAGATCTCCCGATTTAGGTGAAATCTAGGCAAACTTCTCAGCATCATAGCACACTCTCTGGCCCCTGGTCGCGCGCTGACTGCCAAATTCTTCAGAGGTACGGGAATCATCATGAGAACCAAACACCAAATCGTCAACCAGACATTCCTTCAAACAGGTTGTCGGCAAAGCATGTTCCGGTTTGCAGAGAAGACCTGTGAATAATCTACACACACCCATTCCATCTATAGCGAAGCAGTGCTCAGTATTCGACAAAAATTGCTAAAGCTCACCCCTCGGAGTAAGTCCCCTTTGCCGGAGAGGAGACTTTGCTTGCAgcccaagagagagagagagagagagatgagaggcgGATGAGACTTGAGCGGCAAGAGTGAAAAGAGAATTTAGGGTTAACAACGCTAGAGCAGCAAGCAGTAAATCTCTCAGAACTTCAATTCACGGCGAAGGATGAAGGTTTACTTCGGCGTTCTCTTCACCGAACCAGAGAActtctagggttttttttttagctctcATCTGCAATCTCGATCGATGATCAGAAACTGCTCCAATGCCGCAACccctagaaaaaataattatttaaccaaaaaTTTTCATGGGCACTAAGTTGGTAGGAGACGGCCACAGCGATGAAGACTATAGCCGTCGAGGGGTGATCCCGACAATTCAATCGATTttcccgacaaaaaaaaaatgagaatgcgatttttttttttttttttttttttgcggaaaTAAGAAATTCATTCATCAAACATTAAAATGATACCATGAAAACCCTCCAAAATGATACATTTGTTACAAACAATGAGTTTTGGaccattttgacaagtctagtCACAACAGTATGCAACATAAGAGAAACAAGTTAACCGCCGCTCCAAGAAAGAAATTAAGCATAGAAAAAGATTGCAATATCATTGCAGATGGAACTTACTGCTTCACGTGAGCTAGCTGCTTCAAATCGTCGTGCTTGACGTACCCAACTGGTCGATCATCAAACCCATAATCTAAATTGTGCCCTTGATGTAAGGGGCATTGAGACCAGACTTCTTAGAGTCGTCGAGCAACAACAACCTCCCGCTGCATTGACTTTTCATTGGAGCTCCGAAGTCAACAGGATCGGCTCGCCTTGCAGGTGCCTCAGGACCCTCGGACTCTGACAACCCAGGCTCGTCATCTACTAATACATGCTCTGCTTTAAtctcatatatataaataatggcGCATGTGGAAGACTCTAAACCAAAAACAATAAGCGACCATAAGGAAAACACAAGTGCATACAAACGGGCAGACATGCCTAAAAGGTATGGTCCTATAAAGGTTCACTAACAACACCTAAAAATAATACATAAACCATCATGTAGCAATAACATTTGGTTTATAGCcagttctttacaaaagttcaaaacatTATCAAGAGGATTACAAAGCACGATAACTACTCCCAATCTAACAATCTAACAACATCATCGGTGAGCCTCATCTTCACCACCAGCATCCATGGTTACTTCTCGCGGCTGCCATCACAAGCTAACTAACCTAAAAAAGGTCATATCAACGGGAGGAGCTACAAGCTCAGCAAATAGATATCTAGCCAAATAACTGGGCAATCCATTTATTCAATTAGTCAAGCAAATTTTATCAAGCAAACAAACAGCTGAATTCCAAATAGGAGGCAACACAAATTATAAGCACGGAAGATTCacaaaacacaaaaaggaaCAGGAAAGAGCCGCCAGAATATACTGAACCTCCCTTCCATATCTCAAGGCCGAATACTTATATAATTCCGATCCCAATTCGCGCCAAACTGGCGACTTACTGGCCGATCCCGCTCCAATTTCAGCTTACCCATAGCCCGCTAGTAACCATATAACCACAAAACTTACCTCGCTCATGTTCCGAACCTCACAAATCTTTTCCCCAAACCATATAGCCGAACTTCCCTCTATATGGTGCCACGtcattgcataaaaaattaccGACAATCAAGACGGTCAGCTCAAATATGCCACTTACCCAAGACTCAGAAATGTCAATTTAAGCAATGAACGGCACATGCAACCCCATCTTCCCTGTCGTACAAGCACAACGATCAATCGATATTTCTATGCGCAAAATCGACGTTCCACGCTAAACAAACGATAAATGGGCAGTCTAGTGAAGAGGTTAGACATCTACTTGCTTGGACTTCTACGCAAAAGACCCACCACGAGACCGAACCGCCATGACCACTAGCTCGGCCCCGCCTTGATTTCTCGCACAAATCGATCATGACCTCCACGCCAACTTCGAGCTCGCCTTTCCTTCGCACGAGCACGAATACGAGCAAAAGCGGGGGACCGACGAGCATTCTGATACGGTCTTCTCTTGTTAATTGACTTCAAGACGAACCAGGTCGGATTCAAGTCACGACACCCGCAAATGGAAACGACGGACAAATTCGTCAGGAGATTGAAGGGAGCAGAGCAAGACGAACCTGGTCGGATTCGACGGTTTCTGAATTCTTCTCCCCGAGACTCGATCGATTCGTGTGGGTTAAGTGTGTGTGATTTCGCTTTTCCTTCAAACTTGCGTCAAAACACCGCctcttcttttatatatatatagccgttAAGAAGAGATTAATTGGTTGGGATAGATCGAATTCAGAACGATTGCTATACCACAGGGTTACTATCAAAACTTGAATATTTGCTTTACGACATGCTTTCGGGGTTCAATTTGAAAAGCCACATAGAATTAGAGGCTAATTTGAAATTGCATCAATGTATATATTTTGAGTCTGCagacccaaaacaaaaacaaaaaaatctatttGAGTCTTAACTAATTATATCAGTTGATGTTCCTTAGATCGATCACtcgaattatccaaaaagtgtaaaaattaaaataaaaaaatacggGTTGTGTCCACGGGCTACAGGTTCATCAGATCGAACGCCACGTGCCCCTTCAAGTTTGGTGTCTTTATGTGGCGATAAATAAAacatttgaataatattttgtttaaaaaatgaTCGTCTATATCGCTTACGAAAataattgaacaatttttttttcattaatgcaTAAATTGtagtcaataataaaaatatttttcatgagctaattatttcaagaaattaatttaaaaagttaatttatttatttttcgcagaACAAACGGAACCTTCAAGTCTTTTTCAAATCGAGTCTCATTCGATTCGGATAATAAATAAAGACTCAGATATTTTCGGCGTTTCGATTCAAGTTTTGGTTTGAGtcagggaaaattatcaaaaaaatcctaaatttatcgtagttatgccaattcggtccaaaactatttttttcttatcgCTTTatccctaaatcttttgtaattgtatcaattcggtccatccggtcaattttggccggattgCGCCGGCCGTCagagacataatattttaataattttttgaattttgaattttgaattttatttttcttcctttttcttccattcGCTTCCGCTAGTCGGTCGTCGGTGACCGATCAAGAGGCGACAGGCGGCCCGAGGAGGTTagttaaattgacacaattgcaatatacttagaactttttcaataattttcccatttgaaaaatatgtaTACATGCTTTCGAGTCAGTAATGAAAATCGAACTACAGCGGCCCATTGACAGTCCCCGCGACCCTAGGGGCGGTCTCAAAGGCCCCAACAGCAAAGAGAAGTGAAACACCAACGAGCCCGTGACCGAGCCCGTGATCTTTCCCAAATTTTGCCATTTGCCTTCacccctctccctttttttaggCGCGACTCCTTCAATTTTATATACGATTCTCGGTTCAGTCGCACGCATTACCAATCGGATGATCCAATGACCCCCCGTTCCCGACCCTtcgagcatttttttttaggtatggTCCATCTTAACCCACTGAGATCGAGACCATACAATCTAAATGGCTCGTACGAATCAAAGTAAACAACAACCAAGAACCTTAAACATCTGCAAATTTGTCATCTCTTCATTATTATGTCCAAAAGAACACCTTCCTCCCACGATTTGCCCGGACCATCCAATCCAAGAAAATCCCCCTCCCCATAAATACAAACCGAACCCTCGGGGTTTGGTGTTCATGGCCGATGCAATCGATTTGATTGGCTCGTTGGCGTGGCGACGGTCGAGCAGAGGCCACATGGTCGAGCTGTGGAGATGGGCACGTTCGGGCGGGCGGTGGAGGAGAGGAAGGGAGAGGATAGAGACTGGCTAAAGTGAGGATAGAACTGGAAATTAGATAATATAAAGATGGCAGTCCAAGGAGAAATTTACCCATTCCTTTATCCAATAGAAAACTCGGGGGCCAAACTAAAAACCAAGCATGCGACAGCAGGAACAGTCGTCGTCAAAAATGGCCACGACAGTGCAAAGAAACTCACCATGATTCCGAAACCTAACGCCTGAAGCTCAAGCCGAGCCTACCGATTCCCACCCTGACCGCCGACAACGTTCGAGCAGAGGGAGAGCGAACGTTCAGAAGCGACGGAATCGAAATCCGAATCCATCACGAGCATTGAGCAAGGTACCTTCTCGCGGAGCTGATTTCTCTAGCAGCAAAAGCAACGTTCCTGTGGCGGAGCGACGGAGAAGAAGGCAAACCGACTTTCGTGAAGAAGATAATGGCCTCATGACGAGGCCAGTATTGatacaaaaaatttactttaatcattcattttttgtaaaatagataaaattttaatGGCAGAAAGACATTaggagtatcaatatttgtttacggtgctcactttaatgtcagtatttttttttttgttacttaaatgccaatttttttgaaaaatggttatttcattgccaactccggtgagcttcTTCGGAAATCTAACCTTGCATTAtaagttagcaataaaaaaaaggaaaaagt
The sequence above is drawn from the Rhodamnia argentea isolate NSW1041297 chromosome 9, ASM2092103v1, whole genome shotgun sequence genome and encodes:
- the LOC115739679 gene encoding putative FBD-associated F-box protein At1g61330 isoform X2, with the protein product MVPSSSKRIKVESDHPLISTKKRRVRRKPLSDLPDDVLERIFTLLPIRQAVRAGVVSTRFKQVWLFSRNLHFGRWFTTHKGILEAISIIDHVFRAHAGPQIQSFKLYIDPTDIEPMVRKWIEISISKGVEELELNFIAARIDPFLLSRDLIDVESLRVLKLTFCEIDFPPDLNSLHLLDTLILKKVEITSEMIETLILNCTLLETLELVHCDAIHQLTLSAQNHKRLKVFKLGDCSDLSLVEIDAPSLRSFHFYGQVPLFLFEDISQLKDAVINFIPPKGFMRHSSIRNTLDDLANISILTVNSIVLEGISPNYEDLKHKTRGLPFSYRNLKEFQLILHGAVYCNTYDIAAFLNNCPFVEKVFIDLNECSFEGSIYWELHQKQELESFRFLCRLKFVKVKGFRFQQHEHELVKFFLQKAINLETLALVSARNQLYPGFYSDDIENYQKFIMWKTCPRARVTFSNDCEDKTTRPTHQKIWQT